From Panthera uncia isolate 11264 chromosome E1, Puncia_PCG_1.0, whole genome shotgun sequence, one genomic window encodes:
- the ZNF830 gene encoding zinc finger protein 830 → MASSASARTPAGKRVVNQDELRRLMKEKQRLSTNRKRIESPFAKYNRLGQLSCALCNTPVKSELLWQTHVLGKQHREKVAELKGAKEATRGPSASSVPQSAKRKVSEADGQDAKRPKASPLPQVQPSTSALSTNFDKAGKESTRATLIKVSGLGLLPDYEDEEEEEEEEEGGEGKRGDAGKQPPDAQGKEHSLSSSREATSSMLPSGFSDTNPPKAPLIPHSGSIEKAEIHEKVVERRENTAEALPEGFFDDPEIDARVRKVDAPKDQMDKEWDEFQKAMRQVNTISEAIVAEEDEEGRLDRQIGEIDEQIECYRRVEKLRNRQDEIKNKLKEVLTIKELQKKEEENVDSDDEGELQDLLSQDWRVKGALL, encoded by the coding sequence ATGGCGTCCTCCGCCTCCGCTCGCACTCCGGCGGGGAAGCGAGTGGTGAATCAGGACGAACTGCGGCGCTTGATGAAGGAGAAGCAGCGTCTGAGCACCAACCGGAAACGGATAGAATCTCCATTTGCGAAGTACAACCGTTTGGGGCAGCTAAGCTGTGCCCTGTGCAACACCCCGGTGAAGAGCGAGCTCCTGTGGCAGACTCACGTCCTGGGAAAGCAGCACCGGGAGAAAGTGGCCGAGCTGAAAGGCGCGAAGGAAGCCACCCGGGGTCCGTCCGCCAGCTCAGTGCCTCAGTCAGCCAAGAGGAAGGTGTCGGAGGCGGACGGTCAAGATGCCAAAAGACCCAAGGCCTCCCCGCTGCCCCAGGTACAGCCCTCCACATCCGCTTTGTCCAccaactttgacaaagcagggaaggagtCCACTAGAGCGACCCTCATTAAGGTTTCAGGACTCGGTTTACTCCCTGATTatgaagatgaggaagaggaggaggaggaggaggagggaggagaagggaaaaggggagacGCCGGCAAGCAGCCGCCCGATGCACAGGGCAAGGAACACTCGCTTTCCTCCTCGAGGGAGGCAACAAGTAGTATGCTGCCAAGCGGCTTCTCGGATACAAATCCTCCCAAGGCCCCTTTAATTCCTCATTCAGGGTCAATTGAGAAagcagaaatacatgaaaaagtagtggaaaggagagaaaacacagcGGAAGCATTACCGGAAGGCTTTTTTGATGACCCTGAAATAGACGCTAGGGTTCGAAAGGTTGATGCCCCAAAGGATCAGATGGACAAAGAGTGGGACGAATTTCAAAAGGCCATGAGACAGGTCAATACCATTTCCGAAGCCATAGTTGCTGAAGAGGATGAGGAGGGACGATTGGACCGGCAAATTGGGGAGATCGATGAGCAGATAGAATGTTACCGTCGGGTGGAAAAGCTTCGGAATCgccaggatgaaattaaaaataagcttaaagagGTTCTGACTATAAAAGAActgcagaaaaaggaagaggagaatgtTGACAGCGATGATGAGGGAGAACTACAAGATTTGTTGTCTCAGGATTGGAGGGTAAAAGGGGCTTTATTATAG